Genomic window (Acidobacteriaceae bacterium):
GCTTGAGCTCGTGGAGGACCTCGAAATAGGCGAGTTCGGGCTGGTAGCCGGCTTCGGTGAGGACCTCGAACCCTGCTTTTACGAGTGCGGCGGTGCCACCGCAGAGGACGGCCTGCTCGCCGAAGAGGTCGGTCTCGGTCTCTTCGGTGAAGGTGGTTTCGAGCACTCCTCCGCGTGTTCCGCCGATGCCCTTGGCATAGGAAAGCGCGTTGGCAAGAGCTTTGCCGGAGGCATCCTGCTCGACAGCGACGAGCGCGGGAACGCCGCCACCTTCGGTGAAGACCTCGCGCACGCGATGGCCGGGGCCTTTCGGAGCGACGAGCGAGACGTCGAGATCTGTCGGGGGAGTGATGGTGCGGAAGCGGATGTTGAAGCCGTGCGCGAACATCAGGGTCTTGGGCTGGCCGTCGGAGCCTTTGATTTGCAGGCCGGCTTCGATCTCCTTGTAGACCTTCGCGGCGGTCTGGTCGGGGACGAGGAGCATGACGACGTCAGCCCACTTGGCAGCTTCGGCGGGCGAGGTGACTTCGAGGCCGGCGAGCTCGGCCTTCTTGGCGTTCGCGGAGCCGGGGCGCAGGCCGACTTTGACGTGCACGCCGGAGTCCTTGAGGTTGAGCGCATGCGCGTGGCCCTGCGAGCCGTAGCCGATGATGGCGACCTTCTTGGCCTGGATGAGAGAGAGGTCAGCGTCTTGATCGTGGTAGGTCTTTGCCATGTTGTTGCTTCCTTTTTTGTGGAGTACTTGGTGATGAACTTTGCGCGAGCGATTCAGGTCTGCTGGTAAAGCCGATAGTGCTCGTCAGTGATGGAGGTGAAGGGCAGGAAGTTGATGCTGCCGCTATCGGTCGCGACGGTGTGCTGGTTTGAGCTGGGCGATGTTTGCTTCGCGCTGAGAAGCTGCTGGCGAGTGACTTTGTCAGAGGCCGGCAGAACAGCGAACAGCGCAACTGGACCTCGCATCAGCGCGACGAGATTCGAGTGGTTGGGATCGAGCGGAACGGGCCGCAGCGGCATGTCGAGTGTGAGCTCGATGCGATCGTTGTTGCGCCACTCGCGGTCCATGACCAGCCATGTGCCGGGATGTGCAGCGAGGCCGGGCGCCGTGCGACCGTTGACCAGAGCGTGCGTTGCGGGGCCGGCCCATGCAGGGGTGCGGAGAGCGATGGGGAAGCTGCGAGTGCGGTCGGTGTTGAGCGCGAGAGTTACTTCGCCGTTGCTGGGATAGCTGGTGGTTTGTGTGAGGGTGACGTTCGCGCCGGCTTGCTTCCACGAGACGCGCGAAGGGTGATAAAGGTTCACGGCGAGGCCGCGTGGCGTGGCGAAGTAGGAGCTGATGCCGTAGTCGGCGGTGACCTGCGGGAAGGTGCCCGAGCAGCAGGGCCACTTGTCGTTATGAAAGAACTTGTGTGCGTCGTTGTTGTAGTCGGAGTAGTAGAAGCTGGTGCCGTCGGGCTGGATGGGACGCGCGCCGAGGATGGTGTTGTACAGCACGGTCTCCATGCTGTCGCCGTAGGCCGGATCGCCGGTGGCGCAGATGAGATAGCGTGTGATCTTGAAGTGGCCGTAGGATCCGCACGGTGTCTCGAAGCTGGCGTGCGTGGTGTGGAGTGAGTCGGCGAGACCGTTGGACGTAGGATCCTGGAAGGTTTCATTCGGTCCCCAGCCGCCGGTGGCGAAACTTTGATCCTGCACGAAGCGAAAGCCATTGCGCGCGGCATCGAAGTGCATTGTGCTGCCGTCGACGAGATATGCCTGCATGGCGGAGTTGAGCGCGTTCACGTGCGAGTAGGCATGCTCGCCGATGAGCGCGTTGTGATTTTGTGAGAGCGGTGTGAAGTAGGCGCTGTCCTGCAAGAAGCGCTGCGCGAGCTGGCGATAGCGCGGGTTGTTGCTGCGAAGGTATGCGAGATAGAAGTTTTCGGGCAGCGTGTAGGGTTCGTCCCAGGTGTAGGCGATGTTCGGGTGCGGGCGCGCGGCCATCTCGCGGCGTGTGAGCGCGTGGTCCGGCAGGTAAGGAAGCACGGCGTCGGTTGCATGGCCGAGGACGTCGAGTGCGATGGGATCCTGCGCGAACTGATGTGCGTCGATGAGGCCGCACATGGATTTATCGAAGGTGTAACAGGGGAGGCAGTAGTTGGCGTAGAACTTCGGCGAGACGGTTGCGGCGAAACCGGTGAGCAGTGCGTGGACTTTTTGTTGCGTGGCTTTGTCGCCTGTTGCGGCGTACATGCGTGACAGCGCAGAGACCCATTGGCCGAAGGTGTGGCCGGGCACATAGCCAGTGAAATTTTTGGGTGGGTCGAAATCAGGGGATGGAGAGTACCAGCCGCCCATGTCTTCGCCGGGCGCGGGCATGCCGGTGAGCTGGCGAAAGGGTTTGAGCAGGCGGTCGTTATCGAGCGCGAGGAAAAAAGCGTGGTTGTAATCGAATTGCGTGCGTAAGGGTGAGTCGAGGAGGGCGACCTGCGAGTAGTCGAGCTGGCGCAAAGGCGACGCGGGATCAGGCGCGAGCGCATGGAGTGTGCTCGGCGAGAGTGCTGCGGCAGAGGCGGCGGTGCTCGTCTTGAGGAACTCGCGGCGGTTCATGGCTTCAGTGTCCTAGTCCTCGAATTCAGTGGGGAGGATCTCATTGCGTGAGAGAACGTCGGGGTCGGCGGCGGCGTTCTGTGGTTCGTCGGCTTTGCTGCCAAGGGCTTTGAGGACGCGGCCGGTGTGGTGGCCGCGGCGCATGGCCATGCGGCCGGTGCGTGAGACCTCGAGGACCTCGTAGCCGGTTTCGCGAAGGACCTGCAGGAGGCCTTCGATCTTGGAGGCGGAGCCGGTCATCTCGAGCATGATGGATTCGGGTGCGAGGTCGACGACGCGCGCGCGAAAGACGTTGGCGAGCTCGAAGATCTGCGAGCGTGAGTGGACGCCGTGCGGCTGGTTGGGGCCGGCGGCAACCTTGATGAGGCAGAGCTCGCGGACGACGGCTTCGGCGCGGTTGACCTCGTCGACGTCGATGGTGGTCTCGAGCTTGTAGAGCGAGGCGCGGATGCGATGCGCGGCGTGCTCGTGGGCCTCGCAGACGATGGTCATGCGCGAGGTGTCGGGGCGCTCGGATTCGCCGACGGTGAGCGAGACGATGTTGATGTTCAACCGGCGGAAGAGCGAGGCGACGCGGGTGAGCGTGCCGGGCTTGTCTTGAACGATGGCGACGAAGGTGTGGAGCATGGAGGTCTCAGTGAATAGTGAGTAGTGAACAGTGAATAAAGCTAAGACGTGGGTGGAGCGTCGGGATTCCAGAGTTCGGTTTGTTTGTCGTCGGCGTGGAGCAGGACGGCGTCGTCGCGGTTCTTGTTGGAGAAGCTGCCGAGGGTGTAGTCGCCGGCGGCGTGATAGCTGGGGCCGCAGGGGAGTTTGCCGGTGGTGTATTTTTCGCTCGCGCATTTTGCGCCGCGGTAGACGTGGAACCAGATCATGGGGTCGCGCTTGTCGACGAATTGTTGAGAGATGTGGAGTTTGTCGAAGGTGTGGGCGCGGGCTGCGTCGTGGAGCTGCCAGAGGATGGCGGCGATCTGGTCGTCAGTGGCGTTAGCGTCGGTGACGAGGGTGATGGAGTTGTCGGTGGTGTGGAAGACGCGGAAGGGTGGCGGGGTGATGGTGGGGCGTGGGGAATAGGCGGGTTTCGCGATGACGGGTGATGAAGGTGCGGGAGTGGGCGCGGGCGCGGATTTGCAGCCCGTCGCAATGATGACCATCAAACCTGTAGCCGCAAAAGTAAGGCGCATTACTCGTCCTCCGCGGTTTCGAGGAGCGGGTCTTTTTGTGGGCGGCGGACCATCTCGTGGAGGGCGGCGCCGGGCGTGATCATGGGGTAGACGCCGTCTTCTTTTTCAACGGCGAAGTTGATGAGGAAGGGTTTGCCGCTAGTGCGTGCGCGCGTAGCTGTGGGTGTGACCTCGGCACGCTTGGTGACGTTGGCGGCGTCGATGCCGTGCGCGGCGGCGAGCATGACGAAGTCCGGCGAGAGGATGGGCGAGGCGGAGTAGTTCTTCTCGTAGAAGGTCTCCTGCCACTGGCGCACCATGCCGAGGAAGCCGTTGTTGATGACGGCGATGTTGATGGCGAGTTTTTCCTGCACGATGGTGGAGAGCTCGGCTGCGGTCATCTGGAAGCCGCCGTCGCCGGCGATGACCCAGACGTCTTTTTCAGGGCAGGCGAACTTTGCGCCGATGGCGGCAGGTAAAGCGAAGCCCATGGTGCCGAGGCCGCCGGAGGTGACGAGCGAGCGCGGGGACTCGTGCTTGAAGTATTGCGCTTCCCACATCTGGTGTTGGCCGACGTCGGTGACGATGATGGTGTTTTCTAATCTTCCTGCTTCACGTGCTTCCTTCCAGATGTCGTGGATGACGTGCGCGGCGTAGAGGTGGCCGTTGTCGGGGAGATTGATGATGTCGCGGACGGCGGCGGTGCCTTTGGACTTGTTGATCTCCTGCAGCCATGCGCGAGAAGCAGATCCCTCCGCTTCGCTGCGGGATGACAACAGGGGGAGGAGAAGTTGCAGCACTTCTTTGAGGTCGCCGATGAGGGCGACGTCGGCGCGGACGTTCTTATTGATCTCGGAGGGATCGATCTCGACGTGAATCTTCTTCGCGTTGGGAGCGTAGCTGGCGAGGTTGCCGGTGACGCGGTCGTCGAAGCGCATGCCGAAGGCGAGGAGGAGATCGGACTGCTGGATGGCGTTGTTGACCCACGATTCGCCGTGCATGCCCATCATGCCGAGCGAGAGTGGATGGCCGGCGGGGATGGCGCCCAAGCCGAGCAGGGTCGAAGCGATGGGGATCTGCAGCGCTTCTGCGAAGGCAAGTACTTCGCGCTCCGCGCCGGATTCGACGATGCCGTGGCCGGCGAGGATGACTGGTTTTTTGGAGTGCTGGATTAGATCGATGGCTTCGCGGATTGCGCAAGATTCGGCGCGCAGCATCGGATGTGGGCGATAGGGCGCAGGCTTGGCGGCGTCGAAGTCGAAGATAGCGGAGGCCTGTTGTGCGTCCTTGGTGATGTCGATGAGCACGGGGCCGGGACGTCCGGAGGTGGCGATCTGAAAGGCCTGGCGGACGGCGGGAGCGATGTCTTCGGCGCGGGTGACGAGGAAATTGTGCTTGGTGATCGGCAGCGTGATGCCGGTGATGTCGATCTCCTGGAAGGCGTCGCTGCCGAGAACTTTGGACGAGACCTGGCCGGTGATGGCGACGATGGGGATGCTGTCGAGCATCGCGGTGGCGAGGCCGGTGACGAGGTTCGTCGCGCCGGGGCCGGAGGTGGCCATGCAGACGCCGGGTCGGCCAGAGGCGCGCGCGTAGCCGTCAGCCATATGCGCAGCGCCCTGCTCGTGGCGCACCAGAACGTGGTGGATGGTGGGGAACTTGCGCAACGCGTCATAGACGGGGAGGATGGCTCCGCCGGGATAGCCAAAGACGGTGGTGGTGCCTTCGCCCGCGAGCGTGGCCCAGAGGATCTCGGAGCCGGTGAGCGTGGGGTGTTGATTCTTGCTGGCCATACGGTGGTCTCCTGCTGTGTTAGCTGCGGGGCCGGTTAGCTGCTTCCGGTGCGATCTGTTGGAGGCAGTCGAGGTGCTTTTGCGCTTCGTCGATACCGGGGTTCTGCGAGATCGTGATGTAGAGAGTTTGCGCTTCGGTCCAGGCGGAGAGCGCTTCACGTTCGTTGTTCATCGCGGAGACGCGAAGCGCGTTGGCAAGGTCGAGCGTCGGCAGAGGTTCAATGGCGCGGTAGAGGCGTATGGCTTCTTCGATCTGTGTGCCCGCGACTGCATTTTCCCCGAGTTCGCTGCGCAGTTCGGCGGCATGCGTGAGCGCGTAAGCGAGCGTTGGCGCGATGCACTCGGGTTGTGTGGCGAATTCGTTGCGGAGCAGAGTGATGGCCTCGGAGAGATAGATCGAAGAACCTGATCGATCGCCCCGGTGACGCCGGATCTGAGCCGTACCGATGAGCGCTTCGGCGCGGCCCACCGTGTCCTGTGCGCGGGCTTCTTCGGCAGCTTCCTTGTACAGGCGCTCGGCTTCGTCATCGTGGCCTTCGTTGCGTGCCGCGGTGGCAAGGTTGAAGAGGGATTTGAGGGCTTCGATCAATGAGGTCTCGTGAGTGCGAGCTGTGTAATGTTGCGTTAGTAAGCGAACCTGCCGGTGAGCGTGGGGTGTTGATTGTTCATGCAAGTCTCCTGACTGCACGTGTCCGATAGGTCTGGCTGAGCCATTGGTGTATGGGAGATTCATAAAAATGTGCAACCGCCCAGCAAAGCGCCACGATGAAAGCGGTATATATCAGCATTGTCGGCCTGGTGAGACCCGGATGTGCTGCTCCAAGCTGCAAAACAGCATGTCGGCCCAGAAACCATAACAAAGGCGGATGAAGGATATAGACAACATAGGAAACCGTGCCGAGGACTACACAGGGAGCGACAAATGCGCTGGGTGGAATGGCGCGAGCTCCGAGGTAGATGATGGCCGGGTACACGACGACGACGGTCAACATCTCCACTGCTGCGAGTCCTGAAAACCAGGCGTTGTTACACAACGAAAAAACGAGAACACCAACCACGAAGAGCATCGCAAGAATGGCCCTGCGGTTGTGGAGCCTGGAAGGCGCCCACCTTCTGTACAGACGCAGGACGAGCACTCCAATAAAGAACGAAACTCCCACGCGGAGCAGACCGACATGCGCATTTGCCGGTGCGTATCCCAGATCGAACGTTCCATGAACCTTACGTTCATACGCCAATCCAACAAATGACAGAAAGGAGATGCCAAACAGCAGACCTGTTCCTGCAAGACGAACACGAACGAGAGCAGCATAGGCGAAGTTGGCGATGAGCTCCACCCACAGCGACCACATGACCTCATCCAGTGGAAACATCTCTTTCGGCAGGTGCGGGAGCATGACGGAATTCATGAGGAACAAGCCGGCCAGTCGTCCGATGAACAAATGACCCACCAAATATCGGTCACGGCCAAGCTCAATAGCTCCGATGGCGGCCCCAAGGATTGCAATGGGCATGAGGCGGATGATGCGAGCGACTGCAAAGTCGCGGAACTTCATAGAACTCGCAAGGCGCCCTTCATACGAAAATGCGACGACAAATCCACTGAGGCAGAAAAAGAAGTCTACGGCCAAGTAGCTGTTGCGCGTATAGAGGCCCCGCTGAAAGATCTGAGGGGCATGCCGGAATACGACCAGAACAGCCGCGATACCTCGAAGTGCATCAAGGAAATGAAACCTGTGATGCTCCATCGGGGTGGGCGGATTTGCTACTGCAACAGCTGCTGGGGCGGTCCGGATCATGAAGGGTGTCCTGAAAGGGATGACTTCAATTTGTGGTGGCTCCAGGGAAATGCTTGAAGCCGTATCCCGGAAACAACTAGGTTGTCACGGCGCCTTCGCTGGCGCTGCTTACTGAGTTGGCGTATTTGGCGAAGACACCGCGTTTGAAGCGAGGTTCGGGAGCTTTGAAGTTTTTGAGGCGCGACTTCATCTCTTCGTCGGAGATATTGAGTGTGAGTTTGTGGTTGGGGATGTCGAAGGTGATGGTGTCGCCTTCGCGGACGGCGGCGATGGGGCCGCCGAGCTGGGCTTCGGGAGCGACGTGGCCGGC
Coding sequences:
- the ilvB gene encoding biosynthetic-type acetolactate synthase large subunit, with protein sequence MASKNQHPTLTGSEILWATLAGEGTTTVFGYPGGAILPVYDALRKFPTIHHVLVRHEQGAAHMADGYARASGRPGVCMATSGPGATNLVTGLATAMLDSIPIVAITGQVSSKVLGSDAFQEIDITGITLPITKHNFLVTRAEDIAPAVRQAFQIATSGRPGPVLIDITKDAQQASAIFDFDAAKPAPYRPHPMLRAESCAIREAIDLIQHSKKPVILAGHGIVESGAEREVLAFAEALQIPIASTLLGLGAIPAGHPLSLGMMGMHGESWVNNAIQQSDLLLAFGMRFDDRVTGNLASYAPNAKKIHVEIDPSEINKNVRADVALIGDLKEVLQLLLPLLSSRSEAEGSASRAWLQEINKSKGTAAVRDIINLPDNGHLYAAHVIHDIWKEAREAGRLENTIIVTDVGQHQMWEAQYFKHESPRSLVTSGGLGTMGFALPAAIGAKFACPEKDVWVIAGDGGFQMTAAELSTIVQEKLAINIAVINNGFLGMVRQWQETFYEKNYSASPILSPDFVMLAAAHGIDAANVTKRAEVTPTATRARTSGKPFLINFAVEKEDGVYPMITPGAALHEMVRRPQKDPLLETAEDE
- the ilvC gene encoding ketol-acid reductoisomerase, whose protein sequence is MAKTYHDQDADLSLIQAKKVAIIGYGSQGHAHALNLKDSGVHVKVGLRPGSANAKKAELAGLEVTSPAEAAKWADVVMLLVPDQTAAKVYKEIEAGLQIKGSDGQPKTLMFAHGFNIRFRTITPPTDLDVSLVAPKGPGHRVREVFTEGGGVPALVAVEQDASGKALANALSYAKGIGGTRGGVLETTFTEETETDLFGEQAVLCGGTAALVKAGFEVLTEAGYQPELAYFEVLHELKLIVDLMYRGGLEYMRYSISDTAEWGDYIAGPRIVTPAVKDAMRGLLKDIQDGSFAKRFIEDQNTGRKQFEKFREQERNHPVEKVGAELRKSMPFLDPVKVENGTVVKA
- the ilvN gene encoding acetolactate synthase small subunit; protein product: MLHTFVAIVQDKPGTLTRVASLFRRLNINIVSLTVGESERPDTSRMTIVCEAHEHAAHRIRASLYKLETTIDVDEVNRAEAVVRELCLIKVAAGPNQPHGVHSRSQIFELANVFRARVVDLAPESIMLEMTGSASKIEGLLQVLRETGYEVLEVSRTGRMAMRRGHHTGRVLKALGSKADEPQNAAADPDVLSRNEILPTEFED
- a CDS encoding acyltransferase — its product is MIRTAPAAVAVANPPTPMEHHRFHFLDALRGIAAVLVVFRHAPQIFQRGLYTRNSYLAVDFFFCLSGFVVAFSYEGRLASSMKFRDFAVARIIRLMPIAILGAAIGAIELGRDRYLVGHLFIGRLAGLFLMNSVMLPHLPKEMFPLDEVMWSLWVELIANFAYAALVRVRLAGTGLLFGISFLSFVGLAYERKVHGTFDLGYAPANAHVGLLRVGVSFFIGVLVLRLYRRWAPSRLHNRRAILAMLFVVGVLVFSLCNNAWFSGLAAVEMLTVVVVYPAIIYLGARAIPPSAFVAPCVVLGTVSYVVYILHPPLLWFLGRHAVLQLGAAHPGLTRPTMLIYTAFIVALCWAVAHFYESPIHQWLSQTYRTRAVRRLA
- a CDS encoding beta-L-arabinofuranosidase domain-containing protein, translated to MNRREFLKTSTAASAAALSPSTLHALAPDPASPLRQLDYSQVALLDSPLRTQFDYNHAFFLALDNDRLLKPFRQLTGMPAPGEDMGGWYSPSPDFDPPKNFTGYVPGHTFGQWVSALSRMYAATGDKATQQKVHALLTGFAATVSPKFYANYCLPCYTFDKSMCGLIDAHQFAQDPIALDVLGHATDAVLPYLPDHALTRREMAARPHPNIAYTWDEPYTLPENFYLAYLRSNNPRYRQLAQRFLQDSAYFTPLSQNHNALIGEHAYSHVNALNSAMQAYLVDGSTMHFDAARNGFRFVQDQSFATGGWGPNETFQDPTSNGLADSLHTTHASFETPCGSYGHFKITRYLICATGDPAYGDSMETVLYNTILGARPIQPDGTSFYYSDYNNDAHKFFHNDKWPCCSGTFPQVTADYGISSYFATPRGLAVNLYHPSRVSWKQAGANVTLTQTTSYPSNGEVTLALNTDRTRSFPIALRTPAWAGPATHALVNGRTAPGLAAHPGTWLVMDREWRNNDRIELTLDMPLRPVPLDPNHSNLVALMRGPVALFAVLPASDKVTRQQLLSAKQTSPSSNQHTVATDSGSINFLPFTSITDEHYRLYQQT